The following are encoded together in the Lactuca sativa cultivar Salinas chromosome 1, Lsat_Salinas_v11, whole genome shotgun sequence genome:
- the LOC111911585 gene encoding uncharacterized protein LOC111911585, protein MYDDGEKDVVDTTNNNPNYDSPFYLHHSDYPRQMYVNDMLTDGNYTGRSQEMLNFLFAKNKVGFIDGTIEKPVVDSKDYMPWMRSDALIKGWLDTTMVEEIRTSVKYASTSQEIWEDLKERFGKETAPKAYKLKQSMSMARQEGLSVSAYYTKLYGIWDEI, encoded by the coding sequence ATGTATGACGACGGTGAGAAAGATGTTGTCGACACCACAAACAACAACCCCAATTATGATTCTCCCTTCTATCTCCACCACTCTGATTACCCTAGACAGATGTATGTTAATGACATGCTCACAGATGGAAACTATACTGGCCGGTCACAAGAGATGTTGAATTTCTTGTTTGCCAAGAACAAGGTTGGGTTTATTGATGGAACCATCGAAAAACCGGTTGTCGATTCCAAGGATTACATGCCTTGGATGAGAAGTGATGCCTTGATAAAAGGATGGCTGGATACTACCATGGTGGAGGAGATCAGAACAAGCGTCAAGTATGCTTCCACGTCTCAAGAAATTTGGGAAGACTTGAAGGAACGCTTTGGAAAAGAAACTGCTCCTAAGGCGTATAAATTGAAACAATCTATGTCTATGGCTAGACAAGAAGGATTATCTGTGTCAGCTTATTATACCAAGCTTTATGGGATATGGGATGAAATATAG